From Deltaproteobacteria bacterium, the proteins below share one genomic window:
- a CDS encoding DUF86 domain-containing protein — MQPNDLVRLRHILDAAKEAQGFTRNRRREDLEHDRQLVWALVKAVEIIGEAAYQLSAEAKAESPNIPWQKIIGMRHRLVHAYFDINLDILWQTIIEGLPPLIAELERIIPEQR, encoded by the coding sequence ATGCAGCCGAATGACCTGGTCCGTTTGCGTCATATATTGGACGCGGCAAAGGAGGCGCAGGGCTTCACGCGCAACCGTCGTCGGGAAGACCTTGAGCACGATCGCCAACTTGTGTGGGCCTTGGTCAAGGCTGTCGAGATCATAGGTGAGGCGGCGTATCAATTGAGCGCGGAGGCAAAGGCCGAGTCTCCCAATATCCCCTGGCAGAAGATCATTGGCATGCGCCACCGACTGGTTCATGCCTATTTCGACATCAATCTGGACATCTTGTGGCAGACGATCATCGAAGGATTGCCCCCGCTCATCGCCGAACTTGAACGAATCATCCCGGAGCAACGATGA